A single window of Vigna unguiculata cultivar IT97K-499-35 chromosome 1, ASM411807v1, whole genome shotgun sequence DNA harbors:
- the LOC114194547 gene encoding uncharacterized protein LOC114194547 translates to MTTSKLNLGQHMIVSPVIPRTIAFTPSSIAVTLTNQHASSSLTLCYTPTHSPTRVRSRSHPFTESDDQVEDLRVPNHWLQPTISLQESEWLRVTLHKWLDDEYCPEETNVEISRVAANSYYNSLLQKQTDLGEILLKMARELESINYKESFHGAFSSANAAIDLIAQRIEQFSQSI, encoded by the exons ATGACAACCTCGAAACTAAATCTGGGTCAGCACATGATCGTGTCGCCGGTCATCCCTCGCACAATCGCATTCACCCCATCTTCCATTGCAGTAACTCTGACTAACCAACATGCTTCTTCTTCACTAACTCTATGCTATACTCCGACGCATTCGCCCACACGGGTCAGATCCCGTTCTCACCCATTCACAGAATCCGATGACCAAGTTGAGGACCTCAGAGTCCCTAACCATTGGTTACAACCAACAATTTCCTTGCAG GAATCAGAATGGCTTAGGGTTACTTTGCATAAATGGTTGGATGATGAGTACTGTCCAGAAGAAACCAATGTGGAAATAAGCCGAGTGGCTGCCAACTCATACTACAATTCTTTGCTACAGAAGCAAACAGACCTGGGTGAGATTCTGTTGAAGATGGCCCGTGAACTGGAGTCTATTAACTACAAAGAGAGTTTCCATGGGGCATTCTCATCAGCAAATGCTGCTATTGACCTCATTGCTCAACGGATAGAACAGTTCTCTCAATCGATTTGA
- the LOC114194532 gene encoding zerumbone synthase isoform X2: MALHFSKISPEIMIRMGLRKLQDKVALITGAASGIGKATATKFINNGAKVIIADINQQLGEETAKELGSNATFITCDVTQESDISNAVEFAISKHKQLDIMYNNAGVACKSPLSIVDLDMALFDKIMDINVRGAVAGIKHAARVMIPRGSGSILCTASVTGVMGGLAQHTYSISKSAVVGIVKSLASELCRHGIRVNCISPFAIPTPFALEEMSQIYSHVDSQRHVDIIHNSSVLKGVYCEPDDVANAALFLASNDAKYVSGHNLVVDGGFTSFKNLDFPAPDQVK, encoded by the coding sequence GAAGCTACAAGACAAGGTTGCACTTATCACTGGAGCAGCTAGTGGAATAGGAAAGGCCACAGCCACCAAATTTATCAATAATGGAGCTAAGGTTATTATTGCTGATATTAATCAACAGCTTGGTGAGGAGACGGCAAAAGAACTAGGATCTAATGCCACTTTCATAACATGTGATGTCACTCAAGAGTCAGACATATCCAATGCTGTTGAATTTGCCATTTCTAAACACAAACAACTTGATATCATGTACAACAATGCAGGGGTAGCCTGCAAAAGTCCTCTGAGCATCGTTGACCTGGACATGGCCTTGTTTGACAAAATCATGGACATAAATGTTCGTGGTGCTGTGGCAGGTATCAAACATGCAGCACGTGTGATGATCCCACGTGGAAGTGGGTCTATTCTGTGCACAGCAAGTGTCACAGGTGTGATGGGAGGTCTGGCTCAGCACACTTACTCAATATCTAAGTCTGCAGTCGTAGGCATTGTTAAATCTCTGGCTTCTGAGTTATGCAGGCATGGAATCCGAGTCAATTGCATATCACCTTTTGCCATCCCAACACCTTTTGCTCTGGAAGAAATGAGTCAGATATATTCTCATGTTGATAGTCAGAGACATGTGGATATTATTCACAATTCTAGTGTCCTAAAGGGTGTCTATTGTGAACCCGATGATGTTGCTAATGCTGCACTTTTTCTTGCGTCCAATGATGCCAAGTATGTCAGTGGACACAACTTGGTTGTCGATGGGGGTTTCACATCTTTTAAGAATTTGGACTTTCCTGCACCAGATCAAGTGAAGTAG